The following proteins come from a genomic window of Nostoc sp. ATCC 53789:
- a CDS encoding FdhF/YdeP family oxidoreductase, translated as MLPKPKKYWTPQHWASWKPFGIGEQYPNNYWEVFRAIWLSRDKLPYAWNILDKGVCDGCALGTTGMKDWTLDGIHLCNVRLRLLRMNTMPAFDPVLLEDVSQLQKQKSVQLRDLGRLPFPMMRQRGEKGFRRISWDEALGVISDRIRTTTPDRLSFYITSRGTVNETYYATQKAVRAMGSNNIDNAARICHSPSTAGLKAALGAGATTCSYKDWIGTDLLVFIGSNVANNQPVTVKYLHYAKKAGTKIVVINTYREPGMERYWVPSIVESAVFGTKFAEDFFLINMGGDIAFLNGTIKYIIANNWVDQSFIDLHTVGFAELKTSLESQSWEELERLSGTSREQMYAFAKMVKEANKAVFVWSMGITQHECGEDNVRSIINLALTKGFVGREGCGLMPIRGHSGVQGGAEMGCYATVFPGGKPITPENAAQLSQHWGFDVPASKGLIAPEMINAAYQGELDVLFSVGGNFLEVLPEPDYVEAALKKIPLRVHTDIVLSSQMLVEPADTVVLLPATTRYEIPGGVTETNTERRVIFSPEIPGPRIGEARPEWEVFLELARRVQPDLADKLAFADTAAIRQEIAQIVPQYAGIQHLQQAGDQFQYGGSHLCFGWNFPTPDGKAHFGVLLPRQRELPEGYFLVATRRGKQFNSMVQERKDAITGAVREAVLINAADAALLDLKDGDKVILKNELSELFCQVYIAPIQSGNLQVHWPEGNVLLDKSKRSLEGVPDYNAIARLEKI; from the coding sequence CAATCTGGCTGTCTCGTGACAAACTACCTTATGCGTGGAATATTCTTGACAAAGGTGTTTGTGATGGTTGCGCTCTTGGAACAACCGGGATGAAGGATTGGACTTTAGATGGCATTCATCTCTGCAATGTCCGGTTGCGGCTGTTGCGGATGAATACTATGCCAGCTTTTGACCCTGTGCTATTGGAGGATGTCTCGCAGTTACAAAAGCAAAAAAGTGTCCAATTACGCGACTTGGGAAGACTTCCTTTCCCGATGATGCGTCAACGAGGGGAAAAAGGCTTTCGCCGTATTAGCTGGGATGAAGCTTTAGGGGTAATTAGCGATCGCATTCGCACCACTACACCAGACCGCCTTAGTTTTTATATTACCAGTCGCGGAACTGTCAACGAAACTTATTATGCTACCCAAAAAGCTGTACGGGCAATGGGAAGCAATAATATTGATAATGCTGCCCGCATCTGCCATTCTCCCAGTACGGCGGGACTGAAAGCTGCTTTGGGTGCAGGGGCCACCACGTGTTCTTATAAAGACTGGATTGGTACTGATTTATTAGTCTTCATTGGTTCCAACGTTGCCAATAATCAGCCAGTCACCGTTAAGTATCTCCATTACGCCAAAAAAGCTGGCACGAAAATTGTAGTCATTAACACTTACCGCGAACCAGGAATGGAGCGCTACTGGGTTCCCTCAATTGTGGAAAGTGCCGTTTTCGGTACAAAATTTGCCGAAGACTTCTTCTTAATCAACATGGGCGGGGATATAGCATTTTTGAATGGCACAATTAAATATATAATTGCTAACAACTGGGTAGACCAGTCATTTATAGATTTACACACAGTTGGCTTTGCCGAACTCAAAACATCTTTAGAAAGCCAATCTTGGGAAGAATTAGAGCGGCTTTCTGGTACATCCCGTGAGCAAATGTACGCCTTTGCCAAAATGGTCAAAGAAGCCAACAAAGCCGTATTTGTTTGGAGTATGGGCATTACCCAGCATGAATGCGGCGAAGATAATGTGCGAAGTATTATCAACTTAGCTCTTACCAAAGGTTTTGTCGGTCGGGAAGGCTGCGGTTTAATGCCAATTCGCGGCCACTCTGGGGTACAGGGTGGTGCAGAGATGGGCTGTTACGCCACAGTGTTTCCCGGTGGTAAACCCATTACCCCAGAAAATGCTGCCCAATTGAGTCAGCATTGGGGCTTTGATGTGCCAGCAAGTAAAGGTTTAATTGCTCCAGAAATGATTAATGCCGCATATCAGGGGGAATTAGATGTGTTATTTTCCGTGGGAGGGAATTTTTTAGAAGTGCTGCCAGAACCAGATTATGTGGAAGCGGCACTGAAGAAAATACCGTTGCGGGTACATACGGATATTGTTCTCTCCAGCCAAATGTTGGTGGAACCTGCTGATACTGTGGTGCTTTTACCTGCGACGACTCGCTACGAAATACCAGGGGGAGTAACAGAAACTAATACTGAACGCCGGGTAATTTTCAGTCCAGAAATTCCAGGGCCGCGCATTGGAGAAGCGCGTCCAGAGTGGGAAGTTTTTCTAGAATTAGCAAGGCGCGTGCAACCAGATTTGGCAGATAAGCTGGCTTTTGCTGACACAGCTGCTATCCGTCAAGAAATTGCTCAAATTGTCCCCCAATATGCCGGGATTCAACACTTACAGCAGGCTGGCGATCAATTTCAGTATGGCGGGTCACATTTGTGCTTTGGTTGGAACTTCCCTACGCCCGACGGGAAGGCGCACTTTGGCGTATTATTGCCACGCCAAAGGGAATTACCAGAAGGTTATTTCTTAGTAGCAACGCGCCGAGGCAAGCAATTTAATAGTATGGTACAGGAACGTAAGGATGCAATTACTGGGGCGGTGCGAGAGGCAGTGCTAATAAATGCTGCTGATGCGGCACTGTTGGATTTAAAAGATGGGGATAAGGTAATTCTTAAAAATGAGTTAAGTGAGTTGTTCTGTCAAGTTTATATTGCGCCAATTCAGTCAGGAAACTTGCAAGTCCATTGGCCAGAAGGAAATGTGCTACTAGATAAAAGTAAGCGATCGCTAGAAGGGGTTCCTGATTATAATGCGATCGCACGGTTGGAAAAAATCTGA
- the acsF gene encoding magnesium-protoporphyrin IX monomethyl ester (oxidative) cyclase, translated as MVNTLPKPEIKTPSKETVLTPRFYTTDFETAANLDLSAQETELKAMLAEMRTDYNRHHFVRDEVFNQSWEHIEGEARQAFIEYLERSCISEFSGFLLFKELSRKLENRSPLLAEIFQLMARDEARHAGFLNKAMGDFKLSLDLGNVTKTRTYTFFPIEWVLYTVYLSEKIGYWRYIIIYRHLEKHPENEFYPIFQYFESWCQDENRHGDIFKALLRSQPQLWNNWKARLWSRFFLLSVFATHTLTVHERAGFYTSLGLDATEFDREVVRNTNETAGRAFPVMLNTEHPKFFPRLQRCAGYNMKIAEIESSSVPKVVKLIRKLPWIAAIVWNLLLVYLIKPVDAEALRKTVR; from the coding sequence ATGGTTAATACCCTACCCAAGCCAGAAATTAAAACCCCCAGCAAAGAAACTGTACTTACCCCCCGGTTTTACACTACAGATTTTGAAACTGCCGCCAACCTGGATTTGTCTGCCCAGGAGACGGAGTTAAAGGCAATGCTGGCAGAAATGCGGACAGACTACAACCGTCATCATTTTGTTCGGGATGAGGTGTTTAACCAATCTTGGGAACACATTGAAGGTGAAGCAAGACAGGCATTTATTGAGTATTTGGAACGCTCTTGCATTTCTGAGTTTTCTGGCTTCTTGCTATTCAAAGAACTATCCCGCAAGCTGGAAAATCGCAGTCCACTGCTAGCGGAAATATTTCAACTGATGGCACGTGATGAAGCTCGCCATGCCGGATTTCTCAACAAAGCAATGGGCGATTTTAAACTCTCCCTGGATTTAGGCAATGTTACGAAAACCCGCACCTATACGTTTTTCCCAATTGAGTGGGTACTTTACACCGTTTACTTATCAGAAAAAATCGGGTACTGGCGTTACATCATTATCTACAGACATCTAGAAAAGCACCCAGAAAACGAGTTTTACCCGATCTTTCAATATTTTGAGAGTTGGTGTCAGGACGAAAACCGTCATGGGGATATATTCAAGGCGCTTTTACGTTCTCAACCGCAACTGTGGAACAACTGGAAAGCTAGGTTGTGGAGTCGCTTTTTCTTGTTATCGGTATTTGCTACCCACACTTTGACAGTTCATGAACGGGCTGGTTTTTACACGTCATTGGGACTTGATGCGACGGAATTTGACCGCGAAGTTGTTCGTAACACTAATGAGACTGCGGGCCGAGCTTTCCCTGTAATGTTGAATACCGAACATCCCAAGTTTTTCCCACGCCTGCAACGCTGTGCGGGTTACAACATGAAAATTGCAGAGATTGAGAGCAGTTCTGTACCCAAAGTTGTGAAGCTGATTCGCAAACTACCTTGGATTGCAGCAATTGTTTGGAATCTACTGTTGGTTTACCTGATTAAACCCGTTGATGCTGAAGCTTTACGGAAAACCGTGCGTTAA
- a CDS encoding pentapeptide repeat-containing protein, protein MDINELLKSYAAGERSFQRLNLQEAELTNVNLIGADFSYADLRQTRLGKTNLSQACLREADLSESILWGIDLSEADLYRAVLREADLTGGKLVNTRLQETNLIKASLCGANLHGANLSGSLLFQADLRPSSDQRTDLGYAVLTGADLSYADLRAVSLHHANLNKAKLCRANLSKTILWGNLAADLSGASLQGADLSYANLDSTILRQANLQGADLTGAILLNADLQGAIMPDGKVHN, encoded by the coding sequence ATGGATATAAATGAACTTCTCAAATCTTATGCTGCTGGAGAAAGGAGCTTCCAAAGACTGAATCTGCAAGAAGCAGAATTAACAAATGTCAACCTCATAGGCGCAGATTTTAGCTATGCTGATTTACGTCAAACGCGACTTGGTAAAACTAATCTTAGCCAAGCTTGCTTACGGGAAGCAGACTTGAGTGAATCTATCCTTTGGGGTATAGATTTGAGTGAAGCAGACTTATATCGTGCTGTTCTCCGAGAAGCTGATTTAACGGGTGGAAAACTAGTCAATACACGCTTACAAGAAACAAATTTAATCAAAGCTAGTTTATGTGGTGCTAATTTGCATGGTGCAAACTTATCTGGTTCTCTGTTATTTCAAGCAGACTTACGCCCCAGTTCTGACCAGCGTACAGATTTAGGATATGCAGTTTTGACTGGGGCAGATTTGAGTTATGCTGATCTCAGAGCCGTTTCCTTGCATCACGCCAACTTAAATAAAGCAAAATTATGTCGCGCTAATCTCTCTAAAACAATCCTGTGGGGTAACTTAGCGGCGGATTTAAGTGGGGCTAGTCTACAAGGTGCTGACTTGAGCTATGCAAATCTAGATAGTACTATTTTGCGACAAGCAAATCTGCAAGGTGCTGACTTAACAGGGGCAATTCTTCTCAATGCCGATCTTCAGGGAGCAATCATGCCTGATGGCAAAGTTCATAATTGA